A portion of the Actomonas aquatica genome contains these proteins:
- a CDS encoding sensor histidine kinase, with protein MFRHLAQLSPRALSGLVFVLILGSSAGTLAYFYRQAVSHHSEMIRRHVADLAHIVAASVDADRQELLQRPEQFNSPLYRELLAPLKAFHLRHPEVIYVYTMRVTADGEELVMLDTTTDDEVMAFERAEGREPVPSPLLEVYHTPPGNEAADALLRGGSSYVFDIPYSDDFGTFINARHPLFDASGRYVGYGGIHYSLATFHQRLNEVRVAGWIAFGGALLISVMLAGTAFVGRRESLAHLHGIEAAEADMRVQRDRADQANAAKGELLAIATHDLKNPLAAIAGIAGLLLRRKRKHAAPDDDRAQAEIESLESIEESANHMSDIVRGILLNEGIESGRMTLHPESVDLRRIAAEVVRFSAAAAARKKINLQLLPGDPLTLQADAQLLREACDNYVSNAVKYSPSGCTVTVSLAPDAATGGAEFAVQDQGPGLSAEDQAKLFGKFQKLTPRPTGGETSTGLGLSIVKTIVELHGGAVGCDSSPGAGARFWLRLPPVLPSPPPPTA; from the coding sequence GTGTTTCGTCACCTCGCCCAACTCAGTCCGCGTGCCCTCTCCGGGCTGGTGTTTGTTCTCATCCTGGGGAGTAGCGCGGGGACCTTGGCCTACTTCTATCGGCAGGCGGTTTCCCATCACTCCGAAATGATCCGTCGGCATGTGGCCGATCTGGCTCACATCGTCGCGGCTTCGGTCGATGCAGATCGGCAGGAACTCCTGCAGCGCCCCGAACAGTTTAACTCGCCGCTCTACCGGGAACTGCTCGCTCCACTGAAGGCCTTTCACCTGCGCCATCCTGAGGTGATCTACGTCTATACGATGCGGGTCACCGCCGACGGCGAGGAACTGGTGATGCTTGATACCACCACGGACGACGAGGTGATGGCCTTCGAGCGCGCCGAGGGGCGGGAGCCGGTGCCCTCGCCGCTGCTGGAAGTCTACCACACTCCGCCGGGCAACGAAGCGGCCGACGCCCTCCTGCGCGGCGGCAGTTCCTACGTGTTCGACATCCCGTATTCGGACGACTTTGGCACCTTCATCAATGCGCGCCATCCGCTCTTCGACGCGTCGGGCCGCTACGTCGGCTACGGTGGAATTCACTACTCGTTGGCGACCTTTCATCAACGGCTCAACGAGGTGCGCGTGGCGGGCTGGATCGCGTTTGGCGGCGCGCTGCTGATCAGCGTGATGCTGGCCGGCACAGCGTTTGTCGGTCGGCGCGAAAGTCTGGCCCACCTGCATGGCATCGAGGCCGCCGAAGCCGACATGCGGGTGCAACGTGATCGCGCCGACCAGGCCAATGCCGCGAAAGGCGAACTGCTCGCCATCGCCACCCACGATTTAAAAAACCCGCTGGCGGCCATCGCCGGCATCGCGGGGCTGCTACTGCGCCGCAAACGCAAGCACGCCGCTCCGGACGACGATCGCGCGCAGGCGGAGATCGAGTCACTCGAGAGCATCGAGGAATCGGCCAATCACATGTCCGACATCGTGCGCGGCATCCTGCTGAACGAGGGCATCGAATCCGGCCGCATGACGCTGCACCCGGAGTCCGTCGACCTGCGCCGCATCGCGGCCGAAGTGGTGCGGTTCAGCGCCGCGGCCGCTGCCCGCAAAAAGATCAACCTGCAACTGCTACCGGGCGACCCGCTCACGCTCCAAGCCGATGCGCAACTCCTGCGCGAAGCCTGCGACAACTACGTGTCCAATGCGGTGAAGTATTCACCTTCTGGATGCACCGTGACGGTGAGTCTCGCGCCCGATGCGGCGACGGGCGGCGCCGAGTTTGCGGTGCAGGACCAGGGCCCGGGACTCAGCGCGGAAGACCAGGCGAAGCTGTTTGGAAAATTCCAAAAACTGACCCCGCGCCCGACCGGCGGAGAGACTTCCACCGGACTTGGTCTCTCCATCGTCAAAACCATCGTCGAACTCCACGGCGGCGCCGTCGGTTGCGACAGCTCGCCCGGCGCCGGCGCGCGGTTTTGGCTGCGCCTCCCGCCTGTCCTTCCTTCACCGCCGCCGCCCACGGCCTAA
- a CDS encoding aldehyde dehydrogenase family protein, with the protein MSRLTVSKTPKCYVGGKFIRSESGRTFALNDAKGNFFAHVPQCTRKDVRNAVEVAGKAGGGWAGRSGYNRGQILYRLAEMIEPRAAELEAALLLTPGVTAAAAKAEVVATIDRIVHYAGWTDKYEQLLGSVNPVASPHFNFTVTDPMGVIAVVAPDEAPLLGLMTLILPAITSGNSVVAVASETAPYASIVLGEMLAVSDLPGGVVNLLTGFRAEMVSTMASHVGIRALSGVLSAEERESVEQKAADSVKRTRLLKAEEPIDWLAGNGPMPSLYAIRDLLEFKTTWHPVGA; encoded by the coding sequence ATGTCTCGTCTGACTGTTTCCAAAACGCCCAAGTGTTATGTGGGGGGTAAGTTCATCCGTTCGGAGAGCGGGCGGACGTTTGCGCTCAATGATGCGAAGGGGAACTTTTTCGCCCATGTTCCGCAGTGCACGCGCAAAGACGTGCGCAACGCGGTGGAGGTCGCCGGGAAGGCGGGCGGTGGCTGGGCCGGGCGCTCCGGCTACAACCGCGGACAGATCCTCTACCGCCTCGCCGAGATGATCGAGCCGCGCGCCGCCGAACTCGAAGCCGCACTGTTGCTCACGCCCGGCGTGACCGCCGCCGCTGCCAAGGCCGAGGTCGTTGCGACGATCGATCGCATCGTGCACTACGCGGGCTGGACCGATAAATACGAGCAGCTGCTCGGCAGCGTGAATCCGGTCGCGTCGCCGCACTTCAATTTCACCGTGACCGATCCCATGGGCGTGATCGCCGTGGTCGCGCCGGACGAGGCGCCGCTGCTCGGGCTCATGACCCTCATCCTGCCGGCCATCACTTCGGGCAACAGCGTCGTCGCCGTGGCGAGTGAGACCGCGCCTTACGCGTCGATCGTGCTCGGCGAGATGTTGGCCGTGAGCGACCTGCCGGGTGGAGTGGTCAACCTGCTCACCGGTTTCCGCGCCGAGATGGTATCAACCATGGCCAGTCATGTTGGCATCCGCGCTCTGAGCGGTGTGCTGAGTGCCGAGGAACGCGAGTCCGTCGAGCAGAAGGCGGCCGACTCCGTGAAGCGCACGCGCCTGCTCAAGGCCGAGGAACCGATCGACTGGTTGGCGGGCAATGGTCCCATGCCGTCCCTCTACGCCATCCGCGATTTGCTCGAGTTTAAGACGACCTGGCACCCGGTGGGCGCTTAA
- a CDS encoding GxxExxY protein yields the protein MNGDDASLREEDICYQILGCAMAVAREIGHGLHEKPYENALVVALEEEHVPFEQQPSYRVEFRGRKVGEYIPDLVVDERVIVDTKVIDRITGHERGQMINYLRITGLTVGLIINFKHAKLQWERVVL from the coding sequence ATGAATGGAGATGATGCATCTTTGAGGGAGGAGGATATCTGCTACCAGATTCTCGGATGTGCCATGGCAGTGGCGCGGGAGATAGGTCATGGACTGCATGAGAAGCCGTATGAGAACGCGTTGGTGGTCGCCCTCGAAGAAGAGCATGTGCCCTTCGAACAACAGCCCTCGTATCGAGTCGAGTTTCGGGGGCGAAAGGTTGGCGAGTATATCCCGGATCTGGTGGTGGATGAGCGGGTAATCGTCGATACCAAGGTGATCGATCGGATCACCGGGCACGAACGTGGCCAGATGATAAACTATTTAAGGATAACGGGTCTGACCGTGGGTCTGATCATCAATTTTAAACACGCCAAACTGCAATGGGAGCGCGTGGTTCTCTGA